Genomic segment of Avibacterium volantium:
CGGAATGATTCAATAGAGCGATATGCTTTAATGAATGATTCTTGTACAACATCGGGAATATCATTCGGTGAAACATAACGGGTTAATAACCCTGCCACCTTATTTTGATAACGCGATACCAACAAATTGAATGCTTTCTTATCTCCCTGCTGTACCCTTTCTACCAAAGCCTGATCTGTTAGCTGTTCAGTCATATAACCTCTTATACACCTCTAACAAGCCTTGATACACAAGACAGCAAGCTCGTGTTCTCTTAGAGGGGTGAAAATCGTAAAAGTTCAATCTTTTTATCAAATTAGCTCGATAATTTTTCTTGTATATAGGAAACCATTTGCTGTAATTCAAGATCTGGCGCAGGTTTTCGGTTAAAAAACCACGAAAATAACTGTAAATCCGTTGCCGCCAATAAACGCACAAATGTGGCTTTTTGTTGCTCATCTAACGCATCAAAATGTTGCTGAAAGAAAGGCATAATCACTTTATCTAACTCCAACATTCCACGCCGACAATCCCATTCAAGGCGAAATTTATTATATTTTTCCATTTCTGTTCCCTGTTGAACTGAATAATGGGGGATTATAGCGGAATTTGCTTTTCCTTGTGCGAATAATTTCAGAGAGAAAACACAAAAAACCCGACATCTAAGTCGGGTTTTGCTAATAATAAAGTGCGGTTATTTTTCCGAAAGTTTTGGCTTAATAACTGCATAAATCACGCCTGTTAAGGCTGCACCAATGGCAATTGCCGCTAAATACATTAATGGCTGAGTTACAAATGGGATCACGAACAAACCACCGTGTGGTGCTTGTAAGCCGATGGATAAGCCTAAAGAAATCGCACCAGCCACTGCACCACCAATAATGCTTGATACAATTACGCGCACAGGATCAGCCGCCACAAATGGCAATGCACCTTCAGAGATAAAGCATAAACCTAATACGAAAGAGGCTTTACCCGCATCACGTTGATTGGCGGTGAATTTTTTGCGTGCTAATAATGTAGCAATTGCCATTCCAATCGGTGGCACCATACCTGCCGCCATTACCGCAGCCATTGGGGTGTAAACGCCAGAAGCGATTAACCCTGTTCCGAAAGTATAAGCCGCTTTGTTTACTGGGCCGCCCATATCCACACACATCATCGCACCAAGCACCGCCCCTAATAATAACGCATTGCTTTGTCCCATTGTGTTGAGCCATTCCACCAATGCGTCCATTAAGCCTTTTACCGGTGGATTGATCAGATAAATCATCACCAAGCCGACAATCGCAGAACCGAGCAATGGCAAAATTAAAATCGGTTTTAATGAACTTAAGCTCGCTGGTAATTGAATAGCTTGATTTAAGAATTTCACCACATAACCTGCAAGCAAGCCGGCAATAATCCCGCCTAAAATCCCTGCACCTGCGGTGGTAGCGAGCATACCACCAATTAACCCCACGGCTAATCCGGGACGATCAGCGATAGAAAAGGCCACATAACCTGCGAACACGGCAATCATTAAGTGGAACGCAGCACCGCCACCAATATCCATCAAGGCTTTTGGTAAACCGCCTGCAATATTCGGATCTTTAAAGGCTTCGATACCAAACATAAATGAAATGGCGATCAACAAGCCCCCTGCTACCACCAATGGCAACATATGGGAGACCCCTGTCATCAAGTGTTTATACAAGCCTTTACGCTCACCAGTGCTTTCTTCGCTGGCTTGTGATTTAGCGACATTTGCCCCTGTGTAAATTTTCGCTTCTTTAAAGGCTTTTTCAAATTCTTGTGCTGTTTTCTTCAGCGCAAGCCCAGTGGACGTGCGATACATCGGCTTGCCTTCAAATTTGCTTAAATCCACATCAATATCAGCAGCAATAAAGACAAGATCCGCATTCGCCACATCTTCAGGAGAAATAATGTTACTCGATCCCACTTGTCCACGGGTTTCCACTTTCACATTCCAGCCTTGTTTTTTAGCATATTCAGCAATAGCCTCCGCTGACATAAAAGTATGCGCTACGCCTGTTGGGCAAGCGGTAACTGCCACAATATTTTTCCTTTGATTAGAAAAATCTGGCGCATTTTGTACCGCACTTTTATTTTCCGCCCCATTTGAATTTTCCGCAGGCTGATATTCCACCGCTTCCGCCTGTGCCTGTTTCAAGGTCGCTTCTGGTGCATTAAAGGCGTTTTCCACCTCTGCCACAAACAGTTTTTTGCCTCGTAATGCGCTGTTATTTGGCGCACCACCTAAGGCGATCACTAAATCCGCTTGGTTGGCTTCAGCCACCACTTCATCGCCTTGCTGTTTTGCTGCCGCAGCCAGCACTTGTTTAATCAAAAAGGCTTTGGCATTGCCTAATTGTTGTGTGTTTGTCAAAAAAATCTTCATTGTTCTACCCTT
This window contains:
- a CDS encoding fructose-specific PTS transporter subunit EIIC, whose amino-acid sequence is MKIFLTNTQQLGNAKAFLIKQVLAAAAKQQGDEVVAEANQADLVIALGGAPNNSALRGKKLFVAEVENAFNAPEATLKQAQAEAVEYQPAENSNGAENKSAVQNAPDFSNQRKNIVAVTACPTGVAHTFMSAEAIAEYAKKQGWNVKVETRGQVGSSNIISPEDVANADLVFIAADIDVDLSKFEGKPMYRTSTGLALKKTAQEFEKAFKEAKIYTGANVAKSQASEESTGERKGLYKHLMTGVSHMLPLVVAGGLLIAISFMFGIEAFKDPNIAGGLPKALMDIGGGAAFHLMIAVFAGYVAFSIADRPGLAVGLIGGMLATTAGAGILGGIIAGLLAGYVVKFLNQAIQLPASLSSLKPILILPLLGSAIVGLVMIYLINPPVKGLMDALVEWLNTMGQSNALLLGAVLGAMMCVDMGGPVNKAAYTFGTGLIASGVYTPMAAVMAAGMVPPIGMAIATLLARKKFTANQRDAGKASFVLGLCFISEGALPFVAADPVRVIVSSIIGGAVAGAISLGLSIGLQAPHGGLFVIPFVTQPLMYLAAIAIGAALTGVIYAVIKPKLSEK
- a CDS encoding succinate dehydrogenase assembly factor 2; translation: MEKYNKFRLEWDCRRGMLELDKVIMPFFQQHFDALDEQQKATFVRLLAATDLQLFSWFFNRKPAPDLELQQMVSYIQEKLSS